One Lacunisphaera limnophila DNA window includes the following coding sequences:
- the glnS gene encoding glutamine--tRNA ligase produces the protein MSEQPAPTPPTAPTDFIRDIVAGHVAENRYAKIVTRFPPEPNGYLHIGHAKSICLNFGIAREHQGQCNLRFDDTNPVKEDIEYVDSITTDVQWLIAGWADHCLGFKPKGTHPAAITSNGRPDHYLAPVKPGPASEAFFASDYFDQLYAYALELIKRGKAYVCDLSPEDTEKYRGAPDRPGQDSPFRNRTVAENLDLFQRMRAGEFPDGARSLRSKIDMSAPNMWLRDPLLYRIRHVAHHHAGDKWCIYPLYDYAHCLSDYLEGVTHSICTLEFVDHRPLYDWILENLDLPRALPHQYEFAKLHLGYTLVSKRKLLTLVNEKVVHGWDDPRMPTLSGLRRRGIPASALRTFVTGVGVTKFDSVTEVAVFENAVRTELNGLAARRLAVLKPIKLILTNLAPGEVIECDATNNPQAEQPTTRKVALTREVYIESDDFAEVPPPKYFRLKPGGEVRLKYACIIKLDEIVKDAGAISELRCTAQLDTRHGQPNADKKVKGTIHWVSASHCIDAEVRLYDRLFTVAEPGAQDDFLKVVNPKSLEIVTAKLETSLATAKPADRYQFERLGYFALDKDSAPDSKLVFNRTISLKDTWAK, from the coding sequence ATGTCCGAACAGCCCGCTCCCACTCCGCCTACCGCCCCCACCGACTTCATCCGCGATATCGTCGCCGGCCACGTCGCGGAAAACCGCTACGCCAAGATCGTCACCCGCTTCCCGCCCGAGCCCAACGGCTACCTGCACATCGGCCACGCGAAGTCCATCTGCCTGAACTTCGGCATCGCCCGCGAGCACCAGGGCCAGTGCAACCTGCGCTTTGACGACACCAACCCCGTCAAGGAGGACATCGAATACGTCGACTCCATCACGACCGACGTCCAGTGGCTCATCGCCGGCTGGGCCGACCACTGCCTCGGCTTCAAGCCCAAGGGCACGCATCCCGCCGCGATCACGAGCAACGGGCGGCCCGACCACTACCTCGCCCCGGTGAAACCCGGCCCGGCCAGCGAAGCATTTTTCGCCTCCGACTACTTCGACCAGCTTTACGCCTACGCCCTCGAGCTCATCAAGCGTGGCAAGGCCTACGTCTGTGACCTGAGCCCCGAGGACACCGAGAAATACCGCGGCGCGCCCGACCGCCCCGGCCAGGACAGCCCGTTCCGGAACCGCACCGTCGCCGAGAACCTCGACCTGTTCCAGCGCATGCGCGCCGGCGAGTTCCCCGACGGCGCCCGCTCCCTGCGCAGCAAGATCGACATGAGCGCGCCCAACATGTGGCTGCGCGACCCGCTCCTCTACCGCATCCGCCACGTCGCCCACCACCATGCCGGAGACAAGTGGTGCATCTACCCGCTCTACGACTACGCCCACTGCCTCAGCGACTACCTCGAGGGCGTCACGCACTCCATCTGCACGCTCGAGTTCGTGGACCACCGCCCGCTCTACGACTGGATCCTCGAGAACCTCGACCTGCCCCGCGCCCTGCCGCACCAGTACGAGTTCGCCAAGCTCCACCTCGGCTACACCCTCGTCTCGAAGCGCAAGCTCCTCACCCTCGTGAACGAGAAGGTCGTGCACGGCTGGGACGACCCGCGCATGCCCACGCTCTCCGGCCTGCGCCGGCGCGGCATCCCCGCTAGCGCGCTCCGCACCTTTGTCACCGGCGTCGGCGTCACCAAGTTCGACTCCGTCACCGAGGTCGCCGTCTTCGAGAACGCCGTGCGCACCGAGCTCAACGGCCTCGCCGCCCGCCGCCTCGCCGTGCTCAAGCCCATCAAGCTCATCCTCACCAACCTCGCCCCGGGCGAGGTCATTGAGTGCGACGCCACCAACAATCCGCAGGCCGAGCAGCCCACGACGCGCAAGGTCGCCCTCACTCGCGAGGTCTACATCGAGTCCGACGACTTTGCCGAGGTGCCGCCCCCGAAGTATTTCCGTCTGAAACCCGGCGGCGAGGTGCGCCTGAAATACGCCTGCATCATCAAGCTCGATGAGATCGTGAAGGACGCCGGTGCCATCAGCGAACTCCGCTGCACGGCCCAGCTCGACACCCGTCACGGGCAGCCCAACGCCGACAAGAAGGTCAAGGGCACCATCCACTGGGTCAGCGCCTCGCATTGCATCGACGCCGAGGTGCGCCTCTACGACCGCCTCTTCACCGTCGCCGAGCCCGGCGCCCAGGACGATTTCCTCAAGGTCGTGAACCCGAAATCCCTCGAGATCGTCACCGCCAAGCTCGAGACCTCCCTCGCCACCGCGAAACCCGCCGACCGCTACCAGTTCGAACGCCTCGGTTACTTCGCCCTGGACAAGGATTCCGCCCCCGACTCCAAGCTCGTCTTCAACCGCACGATCTCGCTGAAGGACACCTGGGCCAAGTGA
- a CDS encoding putative manganese-dependent inorganic diphosphatase codes for MVPAHPIYVIGHRNPDADSICSAIAYAAFKEARGESGYVAARCGNSNARIDAILERFHTPLPLYLSDVSPRVRDLMTVNPYSVTLGATCAEALRMIDRHRLNVLPVVTADNRATGTLTLAQLGHFFIPRLDEPRAMRLVRTSLARIVESLQATVLNLVDGDRLEELFVRIGAMDISTFWSISEKDGIPADQSIIIVGDRADIQRRAIELGIRALIVSGNFPVDPAITSLARERGVSILVSAQDTATTGWFVRTASTIEQLTERNFASLNPDARITDIRKRFGQNAPHAMMVTSEDHTLLGILTKSDLLKPVPTRLVLVDHNELTQAVPGADEVTITEILDHHRLGPMTTPQPILFVNEPVGSTCTIVADQFRRHGLTPTADLAGIMMSGLISDTLLLQSPTSTSKDADVLNWLQAHAGIKAEELARLIFSSGSVILGNPADKVVRSDFKVYEEEEVRFAVSQVEELGFDNFWQHAKPLAVALAELRATERLAFAVLLITDINTQNSLMLVKGDADFIHRISYSQVEQDEVFDLPGVVSRKKQLIPYLTDLLKAMHSEGVVPSNRGLTGSPFIR; via the coding sequence ATGGTTCCCGCCCACCCCATCTACGTCATCGGCCACCGCAATCCCGACGCCGACTCCATCTGCTCCGCGATCGCCTACGCCGCCTTCAAGGAAGCACGCGGGGAATCCGGCTATGTCGCCGCCCGCTGCGGCAACTCCAACGCCCGCATCGACGCCATCCTCGAGCGCTTCCACACGCCCCTGCCCCTCTACCTCAGCGACGTCTCCCCGCGCGTGCGCGACCTCATGACGGTCAACCCGTACTCCGTCACCCTGGGCGCCACCTGCGCCGAAGCCCTGCGGATGATCGACCGCCACCGCCTCAACGTCCTGCCGGTCGTCACCGCCGACAACCGCGCCACCGGCACGCTCACGCTCGCGCAGCTCGGCCACTTCTTCATCCCGCGGCTCGACGAGCCCCGCGCCATGCGCCTGGTGCGCACCAGCCTCGCCCGCATCGTCGAGTCCCTCCAGGCCACCGTCCTGAACCTGGTCGACGGCGACCGCCTCGAGGAACTGTTCGTCCGCATCGGCGCGATGGACATCAGCACGTTCTGGAGCATCTCCGAGAAGGACGGCATTCCCGCCGACCAATCGATCATCATCGTGGGCGATCGCGCTGACATCCAGCGCCGCGCCATCGAGCTCGGCATCCGCGCCCTGATCGTCAGCGGCAACTTCCCCGTCGACCCCGCCATCACGAGCCTCGCCCGCGAGCGCGGCGTCAGCATCCTCGTCAGCGCCCAGGACACCGCCACCACCGGCTGGTTCGTCCGCACCGCCTCCACCATCGAGCAGCTCACCGAGCGCAACTTCGCGTCGCTCAATCCCGACGCCCGGATCACGGACATCCGCAAGCGTTTCGGCCAAAACGCCCCCCACGCCATGATGGTCACGAGCGAGGACCACACCCTCCTCGGCATCCTCACGAAGTCCGACCTGCTCAAGCCCGTGCCCACCCGCCTCGTGCTGGTCGACCACAACGAGCTCACCCAGGCCGTGCCCGGCGCCGACGAGGTCACCATCACCGAGATCCTCGATCACCACCGCCTTGGGCCGATGACCACGCCCCAGCCGATCCTCTTCGTCAACGAGCCCGTCGGCTCCACCTGCACGATCGTCGCCGACCAGTTCCGCCGCCACGGCCTGACCCCCACGGCCGATCTCGCCGGCATCATGATGTCCGGCCTCATCTCCGACACCCTCCTCCTCCAGAGCCCGACCTCCACCAGCAAGGACGCCGACGTGCTCAACTGGCTCCAGGCCCACGCCGGCATCAAGGCCGAGGAACTTGCCCGCCTGATCTTCAGCTCCGGCTCCGTCATCCTCGGCAACCCGGCCGACAAGGTCGTGCGCTCCGATTTCAAGGTCTACGAGGAGGAGGAGGTCCGCTTCGCTGTCTCCCAGGTCGAGGAACTCGGCTTCGACAATTTCTGGCAGCACGCCAAGCCCCTCGCGGTCGCGCTGGCCGAACTGCGCGCCACCGAGCGCCTCGCCTTCGCCGTGCTCCTCATCACCGACATCAACACCCAGAACTCGCTCATGCTCGTGAAGGGCGACGCCGACTTCATCCACCGCATCTCCTACTCGCAGGTGGAGCAGGACGAGGTCTTCGATCTCCCCGGGGTCGTCAGCCGCAAGAAGCAGCTCATCCCCTACCTCACCGACCTGCTCAAGGCCATGCACAGCGAGGGCGTCGTGCCGAGCAACCGCGGCCTCACCGGTTCTCCGTTCATCCGCTGA
- a CDS encoding type II secretion system protein has protein sequence MPSPMRPSVSCRGFTLIELLTVIAIIGILAALIFPTVSKVRENAQRTADANNLREIVKAASLYAADNNDRLPDPTALAAQYPGLGTGPYAWAGILAQRGLITDAQFYFAKNDPTFNGNTPAAIVDPTNRTTLSAEFAGRILSFEFVGGLRLGDVPATPVAFTRGLQVSGLWDPVSGTYKDTGGHIAFLGGNVQFFPNLTETENRLTLSNGTKGVSVRQAIPASARIYGTPPPGGQTVGSLTGTAGQTP, from the coding sequence ATGCCTTCTCCAATGCGCCCTTCCGTCTCCTGCCGCGGCTTCACGCTCATCGAGCTGCTGACCGTCATCGCCATCATCGGCATCCTGGCCGCCCTGATCTTCCCCACCGTCAGCAAGGTCCGGGAAAACGCCCAACGCACCGCCGACGCCAACAACCTGCGCGAGATCGTGAAGGCAGCCAGCCTCTATGCCGCCGACAACAACGACCGGCTCCCCGACCCCACCGCGCTCGCCGCGCAGTATCCCGGCCTCGGCACCGGTCCCTATGCCTGGGCCGGCATCCTCGCGCAGCGCGGCCTCATCACCGACGCGCAATTCTACTTCGCCAAGAACGACCCCACCTTCAACGGCAACACCCCCGCCGCCATCGTGGACCCCACGAACCGCACCACCCTGTCGGCCGAATTCGCCGGCCGCATCCTGAGCTTCGAGTTTGTCGGCGGCCTGCGCCTCGGCGACGTACCCGCCACGCCCGTCGCCTTCACCCGCGGCCTGCAGGTGTCCGGCCTGTGGGACCCGGTCAGCGGGACCTACAAGGACACCGGCGGCCACATCGCCTTTTTGGGTGGCAACGTGCAGTTCTTCCCCAACCTCACCGAGACCGAAAACCGCCTGACCCTCAGTAATGGCACCAAGGGCGTGTCCGTGCGCCAGGCCATACCCGCCTCCGCCCGCATCTACGGCACCCCGCCGCCGGGTGGCCAGACCGTGGGTTCACTGACCGGGACCGCCGGCCAGACCCCCTGA
- the ilvE gene encoding branched-chain-amino-acid transaminase: MVVYFDGNYVDANDAKVSVFDHGLLYGDGIFEGIRIYGGNVFRLDEHLARLELSARALMLAIPQSRAELAAAVCETCRRNNLQDGYIRLVVTRGVGDLGLAPWSCANPTTFIIASKISLYPQEFYDNGLSIVTVPTRRIAPDALPPTIKSLNYLNNILAKIEAKQAGALEAIMLNAQGHIAECTADNVFIVHQGEIITPASSSGALKGITRGTIFDVARDIGVPIREADLTRYDVWCSDECFLTGTGAEVIPVVKLDGRVIGSGKPGPITARVLAGFRQRVLVEGTRI, from the coding sequence ATGGTCGTATATTTTGACGGCAACTATGTTGATGCCAATGACGCGAAGGTCTCGGTCTTTGATCACGGGCTGCTTTATGGTGACGGCATCTTTGAGGGCATCCGCATTTACGGCGGTAATGTCTTCCGGCTCGACGAGCATCTTGCCCGGCTTGAGCTGTCCGCCCGGGCCCTCATGCTCGCGATCCCGCAGTCCCGGGCCGAGTTGGCCGCGGCCGTGTGTGAGACCTGCCGTCGCAATAACCTGCAGGATGGATACATCCGGCTCGTGGTCACCCGCGGGGTGGGCGACCTGGGCCTGGCCCCGTGGTCGTGTGCGAATCCCACCACGTTCATCATCGCCAGCAAGATCTCGCTTTATCCGCAGGAGTTTTACGACAACGGCCTGAGCATTGTCACGGTGCCGACGCGCCGCATCGCGCCGGACGCGCTGCCCCCGACCATCAAGTCGCTCAACTACCTCAACAACATCCTCGCCAAGATCGAGGCGAAGCAGGCGGGCGCGCTCGAAGCCATCATGCTCAACGCGCAGGGCCACATCGCGGAGTGCACGGCGGACAATGTCTTCATCGTCCACCAGGGTGAAATCATCACGCCCGCCTCGTCCTCCGGCGCGCTCAAGGGCATCACGCGGGGCACGATCTTTGATGTGGCCCGGGACATCGGCGTGCCGATCCGCGAGGCCGACCTTACCCGGTATGACGTGTGGTGTTCCGACGAGTGTTTCCTGACCGGGACCGGCGCCGAGGTCATCCCCGTGGTGAAGCTCGACGGCCGCGTCATCGGGAGCGGCAAGCCCGGCCCGATCACGGCCCGGGTGCTGGCCGGTTTTCGCCAGCGCGTGCTGGTCGAGGGCACCCGGATCTGA
- a CDS encoding UvrB/UvrC motif-containing protein, translating into MANPLKCDLCSKPATVHLTQIVNSKIHKVDLCEACAQAKGVTDPSGFSLADLLLKASLNPEPTGDVKCTACGFTAQDFKKTGRFGCSDCYTHFTRLLEPMLETMHKGSAHSGKVPQRALDRRSLYERLTRLETDLDQAIKAERYEDAARYRDEITQVRQSAGPQENAGK; encoded by the coding sequence ATGGCTAATCCACTGAAGTGCGACCTCTGCTCCAAGCCCGCCACCGTCCATCTTACCCAGATCGTTAACAGCAAGATACACAAGGTGGACCTTTGCGAGGCGTGCGCGCAGGCCAAGGGGGTCACCGACCCGAGCGGCTTCTCGCTGGCTGATCTCCTGCTGAAGGCCTCGCTCAACCCGGAACCCACGGGGGACGTCAAGTGCACCGCCTGCGGCTTCACCGCCCAGGATTTCAAGAAGACCGGCCGCTTCGGTTGCTCGGATTGCTACACGCATTTCACCCGCCTGCTCGAGCCCATGCTCGAAACCATGCACAAGGGTAGCGCGCATTCCGGCAAGGTCCCGCAGCGCGCCTTGGACCGGCGCTCGCTGTACGAGCGCCTGACCCGGCTTGAGACTGACCTCGACCAGGCCATCAAGGCCGAGCGGTATGAGGACGCGGCGCGCTACCGGGACGAGATCACGCAGGTCCGCCAGTCGGCCGGGCCGCAGGAGAACGCCGGCAAATGA
- a CDS encoding protein arginine kinase produces the protein MKINELIDSPSELTDTAASKSAVVLMTRIRLARNLAGHPFPGWARDTQKRDIRDQCMQAVAALPQMKRGLAIPVETLDELQKQILVERHLISRELCHAKAGSGIVISKDQSCVVMVNEEDHLRIQVLRAGFQFKKVWNTINALDTDLEEHMDFAFSPTLGYLSACPTNLGTAIRASAMMHLPALVISAQMEKVVRAVNQLGMAVRGLFGEGSDASGSIFQISNQTTLGESEEEIIKHLHGVLNTIIEQELNARERLVGTEPNKLFDKIGRAYGILQNGHLLNSGEAMNLLSLIRLGIDLGTFADTQRALVDRLFIECQPGHVQHAAKGAFDPAQRDVLRADRLRSEFAKVPSPDFTHAAK, from the coding sequence ATGAAGATCAACGAACTCATTGATTCGCCGTCCGAGCTGACCGACACCGCCGCCAGCAAGAGCGCCGTGGTGCTCATGACGCGCATCCGCCTGGCCCGCAACCTGGCCGGTCACCCGTTCCCGGGCTGGGCCCGCGACACGCAGAAGCGTGACATCCGCGACCAGTGCATGCAGGCCGTCGCCGCCCTCCCGCAGATGAAGCGCGGGCTGGCCATCCCGGTCGAGACGCTGGACGAACTCCAGAAGCAGATCCTGGTCGAGCGCCACCTGATCAGCCGCGAGCTCTGCCACGCGAAGGCCGGCTCGGGCATCGTCATCAGCAAGGACCAGTCCTGCGTCGTGATGGTCAACGAGGAGGATCACCTGCGCATCCAGGTCCTGCGCGCCGGGTTCCAGTTCAAGAAGGTCTGGAACACGATCAACGCCCTCGACACCGACCTCGAGGAGCACATGGACTTCGCCTTTTCGCCGACGCTCGGCTACCTCTCGGCCTGCCCGACGAACCTCGGCACTGCGATCCGCGCCTCGGCGATGATGCACCTGCCGGCGCTCGTCATCTCCGCCCAGATGGAGAAGGTCGTGCGCGCGGTGAACCAGCTCGGCATGGCCGTGCGCGGCCTGTTCGGCGAGGGGTCCGACGCCAGCGGCAGCATCTTCCAGATTTCCAACCAGACCACGCTCGGCGAGAGCGAGGAGGAGATCATCAAGCACCTGCACGGCGTGCTGAACACCATCATCGAGCAGGAACTCAACGCCCGCGAGCGGCTCGTCGGCACGGAGCCGAACAAGCTGTTCGACAAGATCGGCCGCGCCTACGGCATCCTCCAGAACGGCCACCTGCTCAACTCCGGGGAGGCCATGAACCTGCTCTCGCTCATCCGCCTCGGCATCGACCTGGGGACCTTTGCCGACACCCAGCGCGCGCTGGTGGACCGCCTCTTCATCGAGTGCCAGCCCGGCCACGTCCAGCACGCCGCCAAGGGCGCCTTCGATCCCGCCCAGCGCGACGTCCTCCGGGCCGACCGCCTGCGCTCTGAATTTGCCAAAGTGCCCTCGCCGGACTTCACTCACGCCGCCAAGTAA
- a CDS encoding ATP-dependent Clp protease ATP-binding subunit: MEPMNNFTPRAQQVLALARKEADRFHHNYVGTEHLLLGLIKLGQGVAVSVLQKMGLDLETVRAEVEKQVGIGQESKTPVGSIPYTPRVKKVLALAGKEAKALNHSYVGTEHILLGLLREGEGVAARVLKTLEVDIERTRNEILRELDPQFSSGQGEGGPGAGAGGEEVSPRGTGDEKKEVKTPALKAFGRDLTELARKGEMDPVVGRKNEISRVIQILCRRTKNNPVLVGEAGVGKTAIVEGLAQEIAKGNVPEILADKKVITLDLALMVAGTKYRGQFEERIKAVMDEIKRAKNVIIFIDEMHTIVGAGAAEGAMDASNIFKPALSRGELQCIGATTLNEYRKYIEKDSALDRRFQMVKVEPPSVEDTIIILKGIRGKYEEHHKATFTDKAIESAAKLSDRYITGRFLPDKAIDVMDEAGSRARITTLNRPPEIEALSKEIEEVCTKKEQAIAAQHFEEAAKFRDQEKQLRTKQDELIESWKKTRDEHRIIVDEEQMVRVVAEWTGIPLNRLERKESERLLALEADLQKAIVGQDPATIAIARALRRSRADLKDPRRPIGSFMFMGPTGVGKTELAKQLAAQMFGNQDALIQIDMSEYMEKFAVSRLVGSPPGYVGYEEGGQLTEAVRRRPYSVILFDEIEKAHPDALQLLLQIMEDGRLTDSLARTVDFRNTIIIMTTNVGASLIQRQTTMGFAAAKASDFHDMDKLKEKVLEEAKRVFKPEFLNRINDLVVFRPLDKNDLLKIVEIETAKVVKRLAARNLQIEFSPESKTLLIEKGYDEKYGARPLRRAVEHYLEDPLAEALLRGEVKENEPIVVVRNGDKLEFKAQSPTAESEVKS, encoded by the coding sequence ATGGAACCAATGAACAATTTCACTCCCCGCGCCCAGCAGGTGCTGGCGCTCGCCCGCAAGGAAGCGGACCGCTTCCACCACAACTATGTTGGCACCGAGCACCTGCTGCTCGGCCTCATCAAGCTGGGGCAGGGCGTGGCGGTGAGCGTCCTCCAGAAGATGGGCCTCGATCTCGAGACCGTCCGCGCCGAGGTCGAGAAACAGGTTGGCATCGGCCAGGAGTCCAAGACCCCGGTCGGCAGCATCCCTTATACGCCCCGCGTCAAGAAGGTCCTCGCACTGGCGGGCAAGGAGGCGAAGGCCCTCAATCACAGCTATGTCGGCACCGAGCACATCCTGCTCGGCCTGCTCCGTGAGGGTGAGGGCGTGGCCGCCCGTGTGCTCAAGACCCTCGAGGTCGACATCGAGCGCACCCGCAACGAGATCCTGCGCGAGCTCGACCCGCAATTTTCCTCCGGCCAGGGCGAAGGCGGCCCGGGTGCTGGCGCCGGCGGCGAGGAAGTTTCCCCGCGCGGCACCGGCGACGAGAAGAAAGAGGTCAAGACCCCGGCCCTCAAGGCCTTCGGCCGCGACCTCACCGAGCTGGCCCGCAAGGGCGAGATGGACCCCGTCGTGGGCCGCAAGAACGAGATCAGCCGCGTCATCCAGATCCTCTGCCGCCGCACCAAGAACAACCCGGTGCTCGTCGGCGAGGCCGGCGTGGGCAAGACCGCCATCGTCGAGGGCCTCGCCCAGGAAATCGCCAAGGGCAACGTGCCCGAGATCCTGGCCGACAAGAAGGTCATCACCCTCGACCTCGCCCTCATGGTTGCCGGCACCAAGTACCGCGGCCAGTTCGAGGAACGCATCAAGGCCGTGATGGACGAGATCAAGCGCGCCAAGAACGTCATCATCTTTATCGACGAGATGCACACCATCGTCGGCGCCGGCGCCGCCGAGGGCGCGATGGACGCCTCCAACATCTTCAAGCCCGCCCTCAGCCGCGGCGAGCTGCAGTGCATCGGCGCGACCACCCTCAACGAGTACCGCAAGTACATCGAGAAGGACAGCGCCCTCGACCGCCGCTTCCAGATGGTCAAGGTCGAGCCGCCGTCCGTCGAGGACACCATCATCATCCTCAAGGGCATCCGCGGCAAATACGAGGAGCACCACAAGGCCACCTTCACGGACAAGGCGATCGAGTCCGCCGCCAAGCTGTCCGACCGCTACATCACGGGCCGCTTCCTGCCCGACAAGGCCATCGACGTGATGGACGAGGCCGGCTCGCGCGCCCGCATCACCACGCTCAACCGCCCGCCCGAGATCGAGGCGCTCAGCAAGGAGATCGAGGAGGTCTGCACCAAGAAGGAGCAGGCCATCGCCGCCCAGCACTTCGAGGAGGCCGCCAAGTTCCGCGACCAGGAAAAACAGCTCCGCACCAAGCAGGACGAGCTCATCGAATCCTGGAAGAAGACCCGCGACGAGCATCGCATCATCGTCGACGAGGAGCAGATGGTCCGCGTCGTCGCCGAGTGGACCGGCATCCCGCTGAACCGCCTGGAGCGCAAGGAGAGCGAGCGCCTGCTCGCCCTCGAGGCCGACCTCCAGAAGGCCATCGTCGGCCAGGATCCCGCCACCATCGCCATCGCCCGCGCCCTGCGTCGCTCGCGCGCCGACCTCAAGGACCCGCGCCGCCCGATCGGCTCGTTCATGTTCATGGGCCCGACCGGCGTCGGCAAGACCGAGCTGGCCAAGCAGCTCGCCGCGCAGATGTTCGGCAACCAGGACGCGCTCATCCAGATCGACATGTCGGAATACATGGAGAAGTTCGCCGTCTCCCGCCTCGTCGGCTCGCCTCCGGGCTACGTCGGCTACGAGGAGGGCGGCCAGCTCACCGAGGCCGTCCGCCGCCGGCCGTATTCTGTGATCCTCTTCGACGAGATCGAGAAGGCGCACCCCGACGCGCTGCAGCTGCTCCTGCAGATCATGGAGGACGGCCGCCTGACCGACTCGCTCGCCCGGACGGTGGATTTCCGGAATACGATCATCATCATGACGACCAACGTCGGCGCCTCGCTCATCCAGCGCCAGACGACGATGGGTTTCGCCGCCGCCAAGGCGTCGGACTTCCACGACATGGACAAGCTGAAGGAGAAGGTGCTCGAGGAGGCCAAGCGTGTCTTCAAGCCCGAGTTCCTGAACCGCATCAACGACCTCGTGGTGTTCCGTCCGCTCGACAAGAACGACCTGCTGAAGATCGTGGAGATCGAGACGGCCAAGGTCGTGAAGCGGCTCGCCGCGCGCAACCTGCAGATCGAGTTCTCCCCCGAGTCGAAGACCCTGCTCATCGAGAAGGGCTACGACGAGAAGTACGGCGCGCGTCCGCTGCGCCGCGCCGTGGAGCACTACCTGGAGGATCCGCTCGCCGAGGCCCTGCTGCGCGGCGAGGTCAAGGAGAACGAACCCATCGTCGTCGTCCGCAATGGCGACAAGCTGGAGTTCAAGGCGCAGTCGCCGACCGCCGAGAGCGAAGTCAAATCCTGA
- a CDS encoding MotA/TolQ/ExbB proton channel family protein: MLEIIKGAGLLIYPLSLCSVIAVYIIIERLYALRKGAVLPDDLVDAIIEGKSPQGGRHSVMARIVDYAGRHKGDPEAIKAFARLEINRMERGIPYLDVIYIAAPMLGLTGTVMGLLRVFGQISPETGLPDPAAFTKGVSLALSATLIGLVVALVAIVPAGYLSRKIENDAAKIDLLLERVLSTQAKS; this comes from the coding sequence ATGCTCGAAATCATCAAGGGCGCCGGCCTGCTCATCTATCCGCTTTCCCTGTGCTCTGTCATTGCCGTCTACATCATCATTGAACGCCTCTACGCGTTGCGGAAGGGGGCGGTCCTGCCCGACGACCTGGTGGATGCGATCATCGAGGGCAAGTCCCCGCAGGGCGGCCGCCACTCGGTGATGGCCCGCATCGTGGACTATGCCGGCCGGCACAAGGGTGACCCGGAGGCGATCAAGGCCTTCGCCCGGCTGGAGATCAACCGCATGGAGCGCGGGATCCCGTACCTCGACGTCATCTACATCGCGGCCCCGATGCTCGGCCTGACCGGCACGGTCATGGGCCTGCTGCGCGTGTTCGGCCAGATTTCGCCCGAGACGGGCCTGCCTGATCCCGCGGCCTTCACCAAGGGCGTGTCCCTGGCGCTGTCGGCGACGCTGATCGGCCTCGTGGTGGCGCTGGTGGCGATCGTGCCGGCGGGTTACCTCTCGCGGAAGATCGAGAACGACGCGGCCAAGATCGACCTGCTCCTCGAGCGCGTGCTGTCCACCCAGGCGAAGTCATGA
- a CDS encoding ExbD/TolR family protein: MLKKRRRPELNLLPLIDVLVMLVFFAFVTMQFRSMTTMNLTLPKVETAGKSEIKDSLTISLTKEGGVEVNGRVASFEVLEQLAQEIGRVSKDITVVIRSDENTPLRYVTQAMDTCRKQGLNKIRLQSR; the protein is encoded by the coding sequence ATGCTCAAGAAACGCCGGCGGCCCGAGCTCAACCTGCTGCCGTTGATCGACGTGCTCGTGATGCTCGTGTTTTTCGCGTTCGTCACGATGCAGTTTCGCTCGATGACGACGATGAACCTGACCCTGCCCAAAGTGGAGACGGCGGGCAAAAGCGAGATCAAGGATTCGCTGACCATCAGCCTCACCAAGGAGGGCGGGGTGGAGGTCAACGGCCGGGTCGCCAGCTTTGAAGTGCTCGAACAACTCGCGCAGGAGATCGGCCGCGTCAGCAAGGATATCACCGTCGTGATCCGCTCCGACGAGAACACCCCGCTGCGGTACGTGACCCAGGCGATGGACACCTGCCGCAAGCAGGGGTTGAACAAGATCCGGCTGCAGTCGCGGTAG